One genomic window of Staphylococcus hsinchuensis includes the following:
- a CDS encoding hemolysin family protein, whose amino-acid sequence MIIAIIILLFASFFFSISETALTAVNRLKLQTEAEEGNKKSKNITKLLTKPRRMITTILIGKNISNVLLITLVTILTLKSDTNIIWATIITILAVLLLLEVLPRALAETYPYTISRLVYWPLTIFIIIFSPLTLVVHGFTNAMKNVLPNAQKDEQRFSKEEIRQIVTIAESEGAFNKIEHNRIQGVMDFEKYKITDVDTTPRINVTAFPSDISYEEAYDTVTSNPFTRYPVYGEDIDDIIGVFHSKYLLTWSRNQSDTIMNYISEPLFVNEHNKAEWVLRKMTVTRKHLAIVLDEYGGTDAIVSHEDLIEEMLGMEIEDEMDKEEEYKLRQQMKSHSQR is encoded by the coding sequence ATGATTATAGCGATAATCATACTTTTATTTGCTTCTTTTTTCTTTTCAATTAGTGAAACAGCCTTAACAGCAGTGAATCGGTTGAAACTTCAAACCGAAGCTGAAGAAGGAAATAAAAAATCAAAAAACATTACTAAATTATTAACGAAACCACGTCGAATGATTACGACAATTTTAATTGGGAAGAACATTTCAAATGTTTTGTTGATTACTTTAGTGACGATATTAACATTGAAATCTGATACTAATATTATTTGGGCAACAATTATTACTATTTTAGCGGTGCTTCTGTTACTTGAGGTATTACCAAGAGCACTAGCCGAAACGTACCCTTATACCATCTCACGTCTCGTGTATTGGCCTTTAACTATATTTATCATTATATTTTCACCTCTAACATTAGTTGTACATGGATTTACGAATGCGATGAAGAATGTATTACCAAATGCGCAAAAGGATGAACAGCGTTTTTCTAAAGAAGAAATTCGTCAAATTGTTACGATTGCTGAAAGCGAAGGTGCATTCAATAAGATTGAACATAACCGCATTCAAGGCGTTATGGATTTTGAAAAATATAAAATAACAGATGTTGATACAACGCCAAGAATTAACGTTACGGCTTTCCCCTCGGATATTTCGTATGAGGAAGCATACGATACGGTTACTTCTAATCCATTTACACGCTATCCTGTATATGGCGAAGATATTGATGATATCATTGGTGTATTTCATTCGAAATATTTGCTTACGTGGAGCCGGAATCAATCAGATACAATAATGAATTATATTTCTGAACCATTGTTTGTTAATGAACATAATAAGGCTGAATGGGTTTTAAGAAAGATGACTGTCACACGTAAACATTTAGCGATTGTGTTAGATGAATATGGTGGCACTGATGCCATTGTTTCGCACGAAGATTTAATTGAAGAAATGTTAGGTATGGAAATTGAAGATGAAATGGATAAAGAGGAAGAATATAAGTTACGTCAACAAATGAAATCTCACAGTCAACGATAA
- a CDS encoding N-acetylmuramoyl-L-alanine amidase, with product MSQESWKGVPVEFQLLPKGTRRSGQKLRKGKPEFLVAHDTGNINTTAQNNVDYYRNSYNIDISQTASAHVFVDDKHAIVCVPLNEKAWHVLYNATTDNKWYGVDANDGAVGVEICYFTDKKRSQKSLENGAKVLAYLAEKNDIHYQTEMPGHQDIQSNKQDPGNVLQAAGYGRATSNLDKIVAKYYKKDVKVKPIEIPDTKSKPKTTIGKTQSYINKRLKTYLNGTVDSPNRVKSRTYREPGFLPMEKGAIDVDRRFNAQCVDVVKDYIIAISDGKLQTWGNARDYVNNNLEPYFTWHKNTPSFVPPKGSIGIATFGTPAFNQYGHIWIVEKANRNTQTVIEQNLNGQANLPPKRRVDNYYGCAGFWVPNVRKNVVQKAVEKTKNTVAKTQTIKTTWDWSGKFNAGTTIKVRKQPGLAGQILNRDRWLEKNDSVEFVSITKKDNYWWIKFKQDGEFVYCAITKMTDLKGRIKYEKDLFGTIKWY from the coding sequence ATGAGTCAAGAAAGTTGGAAAGGCGTACCTGTTGAATTTCAGTTATTGCCAAAAGGTACACGTAGAAGTGGTCAGAAATTACGTAAAGGAAAACCTGAATTCTTAGTTGCACATGACACAGGTAATATAAACACAACAGCACAAAACAATGTAGATTACTATCGTAATTCCTACAATATTGATATTAGTCAAACAGCTAGTGCTCATGTGTTTGTGGATGATAAACATGCGATTGTCTGTGTACCTTTAAACGAGAAAGCGTGGCACGTCTTATATAATGCAACGACAGATAATAAATGGTATGGCGTAGACGCTAACGACGGTGCCGTTGGCGTTGAAATCTGTTATTTTACTGACAAAAAACGTTCTCAAAAATCACTTGAAAACGGCGCAAAAGTTTTAGCCTATTTAGCAGAAAAAAATGACATCCATTATCAGACAGAGATGCCAGGTCATCAAGATATTCAATCTAATAAGCAAGACCCTGGCAATGTGTTACAGGCTGCAGGTTATGGACGTGCTACATCAAACCTTGATAAAATCGTAGCTAAATATTATAAAAAAGATGTAAAAGTTAAGCCTATAGAAATACCAGACACAAAATCAAAGCCCAAAACAACCATTGGTAAAACGCAAAGCTATATTAATAAGCGTTTAAAAACTTATTTAAACGGTACTGTAGACAGTCCTAATCGAGTTAAATCACGCACATATCGTGAACCTGGATTTTTACCGATGGAAAAGGGGGCAATTGATGTGGACCGCAGATTTAATGCACAATGCGTGGATGTGGTTAAAGATTACATCATAGCTATTTCAGACGGTAAGTTACAAACTTGGGGTAATGCCAGAGATTATGTCAATAACAATCTTGAACCTTATTTCACTTGGCATAAAAATACACCTAGCTTTGTACCGCCTAAAGGTTCAATCGGTATAGCAACTTTTGGAACTCCTGCTTTTAATCAATATGGCCACATTTGGATAGTGGAAAAAGCAAATAGAAATACGCAGACAGTTATAGAGCAAAATTTGAACGGACAAGCCAATTTACCACCTAAACGTCGTGTCGATAATTATTATGGTTGTGCTGGCTTCTGGGTGCCGAATGTACGTAAAAACGTTGTACAAAAAGCAGTTGAAAAGACGAAAAACACAGTGGCCAAAACACAAACGATTAAAACAACATGGGATTGGTCAGGCAAGTTTAATGCAGGTACAACAATTAAAGTACGTAAACAACCTGGTTTGGCTGGTCAAATATTAAATAGGGATCGATGGTTAGAAAAGAATGATAGCGTAGAGTTTGTTTCAATTACGAAAAAGGATAATTATTGGTGGATTAAATTTAAACAAGATGGTGAGTTTGTATATTGTGCGATTACTAAAATGACAGATTTAAAAGGGCGAATTAAATATGAAAAAGATTTATTCGGCACAATTAAGTGGTATTAA
- a CDS encoding BppU family phage baseplate upper protein, with product MTIYKTKDVITNINEKTVKIGNIGVNFYTEDKQTASIRIYINWNKQPVNLTTTNFKPKLDLFLQDGSIFIDEPLKLVNPEVGLVQYDIRDNVIKHAGTVNCKLFLESQDESVHVANFAFNIVDSGIEDAVQKEISVNLVEDTVKRIMSQDLTVLLDNGFKTELTTDLQTYLSNNNEQFQGPQGIQGIQGEQGIQGPKGDKGDTGATGPQGPKGEQGPKGDQGLQGVKGDTGATGQTGAQGPVGATGPIGPTGPQGPPGKDGRDGVNGKDGEKGEPFKYTDFTTEQLNNLKGPKGDPFKYTDFTQSQLDALKGPKGDVNISDTGWIPLTLLNNIQNSTQPNFSFGQVTSYRIVTIGTIKSVTVRGAITNVSGFNGTLSKLPMEIIGNNIPVFSVRVSTLSKNILIFPTNDGSLRYYASTSMSTDDIVQFSGTWYI from the coding sequence ATGACCATATACAAAACCAAAGACGTCATAACTAACATCAACGAAAAAACTGTAAAAATTGGGAATATAGGCGTTAATTTTTACACCGAAGATAAACAAACCGCATCTATCAGAATCTATATTAATTGGAATAAACAGCCTGTAAATTTAACAACAACAAACTTTAAACCTAAATTAGATTTATTTTTACAAGATGGTTCAATCTTTATTGATGAGCCTTTAAAGTTGGTTAATCCTGAGGTTGGGCTCGTTCAATATGACATCAGAGATAACGTTATAAAACACGCTGGCACAGTTAACTGTAAATTATTTTTAGAATCACAAGACGAAAGTGTACACGTTGCAAATTTTGCTTTTAATATTGTTGATAGTGGTATCGAGGACGCTGTACAAAAAGAAATCAGTGTAAACCTTGTAGAAGACACTGTAAAGCGTATTATGAGCCAAGATTTAACGGTGTTACTTGATAACGGATTTAAAACGGAATTAACGACAGACTTACAAACATATCTTTCAAATAATAATGAGCAATTCCAAGGCCCTCAAGGTATTCAAGGAATACAGGGCGAGCAAGGTATACAAGGACCTAAAGGCGACAAGGGAGACACTGGCGCAACAGGTCCACAAGGACCAAAAGGCGAGCAAGGTCCAAAAGGTGACCAAGGTTTACAAGGGGTTAAAGGTGATACTGGTGCAACAGGTCAAACGGGCGCTCAAGGTCCTGTAGGTGCTACTGGTCCGATTGGTCCAACTGGTCCACAAGGCCCACCTGGAAAAGATGGTAGAGATGGTGTTAATGGTAAAGATGGAGAAAAGGGTGAACCTTTTAAATACACTGATTTTACAACAGAGCAATTAAATAATTTAAAAGGACCTAAAGGTGACCCATTTAAATATACTGACTTTACACAATCACAATTAGACGCATTGAAAGGACCTAAAGGTGATGTAAATATCTCTGATACAGGGTGGATACCACTTACACTTTTAAATAATATACAGAATTCAACACAACCTAATTTCAGTTTTGGTCAAGTAACTAGTTATAGAATTGTAACCATAGGTACAATAAAAAGTGTAACCGTAAGGGGAGCAATTACAAATGTTAGTGGGTTTAATGGTACTTTAAGTAAACTACCAATGGAGATAATAGGTAATAATATACCTGTTTTCTCAGTAAGAGTTTCTACTTTAAGTAAGAATATATTAATATTTCCAACAAACGATGGGAGTTTGAGATATTATGCAAGTACATCAATGTCTACTGATGATATAGTTCAATTTTCAGGTACTTGGTATATTTAA
- a CDS encoding glucosaminidase domain-containing protein, whose product MVTGKDVKYNITQCWDLPNYILKRYWGFITWGNANAMAQKSNYRGYDFKIYRNTRDFIPKPGDFAVWANSNPGHVAIVLGPSTKSFFYSADQNWYTANSTGSACYRIKHPYDGGPGGMVTHFVRPPYKAESATSAKPNTPTKDDDEKKPTKKDWKEVKEITVSAVDFKPKYPKTIDHYITTGKERPHNPKGITVRNAQMMSSVEDLYNDRKKYKSIREYPHFYVDRNHIWAPRRMVFEVPSDPDNIVLEVCEDLSASKADFILNEVHAMIEAVFRMKEKKVEIKRSNINIDPKIWRTMWEHVDWDMVVKGIPQKEMYDKVGIALLELYNKRDTLLAELTKDNSKSSKINVEVKNKNRDNINSSTSKSDTSSSTSTTPKVTVVYSNYTFNRAVNIQVNVNPQINYGNGWYRASYSQTLNAMNSLDIWNSSVQKYQMLNLGKYQGVPVSKLNQILRGKGTLSGQGEAFAYACKKYQLNEIYLIAHAFLESGYGRSNYASGRYGIYNYFGIGAYDWNPNYSITLARNRGWTTPAKGIIGGAKFVRQDFIDKGQQTLYRMRWNPQHPGTHQYATDVRWAQHQATTIYNLYHDIGLRGLYFLRDKYKQ is encoded by the coding sequence ATGGTTACAGGGAAAGACGTTAAATATAATATTACACAATGCTGGGACTTACCTAACTACATTCTTAAAAGGTACTGGGGTTTTATAACTTGGGGTAATGCGAATGCGATGGCACAAAAAAGTAACTATCGCGGTTATGATTTTAAAATTTATAGAAATACGCGAGACTTTATACCTAAACCTGGTGATTTTGCAGTGTGGGCGAACTCCAACCCTGGACATGTAGCGATAGTACTTGGTCCATCTACTAAAAGTTTTTTCTATTCGGCTGATCAGAATTGGTACACTGCTAACTCAACGGGTAGCGCTTGCTATAGAATCAAACACCCTTACGACGGTGGACCTGGTGGTATGGTTACGCATTTCGTAAGACCTCCGTATAAAGCCGAGAGTGCAACCAGTGCAAAACCGAATACACCAACTAAAGATGATGATGAAAAGAAACCAACCAAAAAAGATTGGAAAGAGGTTAAAGAAATCACAGTAAGCGCTGTCGATTTCAAACCAAAATACCCTAAAACGATAGATCATTACATTACAACAGGCAAGGAACGTCCACACAATCCTAAGGGTATTACAGTACGTAACGCGCAAATGATGAGCTCAGTCGAAGATTTATATAACGATAGAAAAAAATATAAAAGCATTCGAGAATATCCGCATTTTTATGTAGATCGTAATCACATATGGGCTCCGCGTCGTATGGTTTTTGAGGTACCTAGTGATCCTGATAATATTGTGCTTGAAGTATGTGAAGATTTAAGTGCAAGTAAAGCCGATTTTATTTTGAATGAAGTACATGCGATGATTGAGGCAGTTTTTAGAATGAAAGAGAAGAAAGTTGAAATCAAACGTAGCAATATCAATATTGACCCTAAAATTTGGCGTACGATGTGGGAACATGTCGATTGGGATATGGTAGTGAAAGGTATCCCACAAAAAGAAATGTACGACAAGGTAGGTATCGCATTGTTAGAGCTTTATAACAAGCGTGATACTTTATTAGCTGAACTTACAAAAGACAATAGTAAAAGTTCTAAAATTAACGTTGAAGTTAAGAATAAAAATAGGGACAATATCAATTCATCTACAAGTAAAAGTGATACTTCTTCAAGCACTTCAACAACCCCTAAAGTTACAGTAGTTTACAGTAATTACACATTCAACCGTGCAGTCAATATACAAGTAAATGTAAACCCACAAATTAACTACGGTAATGGTTGGTACAGGGCGTCATACTCACAGACATTAAATGCAATGAACTCTCTTGATATTTGGAATAGTAGCGTTCAAAAATATCAAATGTTGAACTTAGGTAAGTATCAAGGTGTACCAGTTAGCAAACTCAACCAAATCTTACGAGGTAAGGGTACCTTATCAGGACAAGGCGAGGCATTCGCTTACGCTTGTAAAAAGTACCAGTTAAATGAAATCTATTTAATTGCTCACGCGTTCCTAGAAAGTGGCTACGGCCGTTCTAATTATGCGAGCGGTCGCTATGGTATTTATAATTACTTTGGTATAGGTGCATACGACTGGAACCCTAATTATTCAATCACCTTAGCACGTAATAGAGGGTGGACAACGCCCGCTAAGGGTATTATCGGCGGCGCTAAGTTCGTAAGACAAGATTTCATTGACAAAGGTCAACAAACGCTTTACAGAATGCGCTGGAATCCACAACACCCTGGCACACATCAATATGCAACAGACGTCAGATGGGCGCAGCACCAAGCTACAACAATTTACAATCTTTATCATGATATAGGCTTAAGAGGTTTATACTTCTTAAGAGATAAATACAAACAATAA
- a CDS encoding phage holin, which produces MSADKIKQWIGLIGGMLSALYLALKASGLDVPFLDPSKLEAWQNFATTLIPFVIAAYGVYKNTYLIKGKAKAQEQLLKNNDLK; this is translated from the coding sequence ATGTCTGCAGATAAAATAAAACAATGGATTGGTTTAATTGGTGGGATGTTGAGTGCTTTATATTTAGCGTTGAAAGCAAGCGGTTTAGATGTTCCGTTTTTAGATCCATCAAAATTAGAAGCATGGCAAAATTTCGCAACAACGTTAATTCCTTTCGTTATCGCTGCGTATGGTGTGTATAAGAACACGTATTTAATTAAAGGCAAAGCAAAAGCGCAAGAACAATTATTAAAAAATAATGATTTAAAATAA
- a CDS encoding XkdX family protein — protein MGEIGIRYYKLGFYTNEQFALFVKTGYVTPEKYKELTGVEYDPEKAHA, from the coding sequence ATGGGTGAAATTGGAATCCGTTATTATAAATTAGGTTTTTATACAAATGAACAATTTGCATTATTTGTTAAAACAGGTTACGTGACACCAGAAAAATACAAAGAATTAACAGGTGTTGAATATGATCCTGAAAAAGCACACGCGTAA